Proteins found in one Panicum hallii strain FIL2 chromosome 4, PHallii_v3.1, whole genome shotgun sequence genomic segment:
- the LOC112889340 gene encoding phosphoenolpyruvate phosphatase, producing the protein MKGWGFLLLSLHVFSCLVSGVASGRTSPYVRTEFPSTDIPLESEWFAIPKGYNAPQQVHITQGDYDGKAVIVSWVTPEEPGPSEVFYGKKEKQYDQKAEGTTTNYTFYDYKSGYIHHCLVDGLEYNTKYYYKIGSGDSAREFWFETPPAIDPDASYTFGIIGDLGQTFNSLSTLQHYEKTGGQTVLFVGDLSYADRYEHDDGIRWDSWGRLVERSTAYQPWIWNSGNHEIEYRPDLGETSTFKPYLHRYMTPYLASKSSSPMWYAVRRASAHIIVLSSYSPFVKYTPQWWWLKNELKRVDREKTPWLIVLMHSPMYNSNEAHYMEGESMRDAFEKWFVKYKVDLVFAGHVHAYERSYRISNVNYNITSGNRYPVPDKSAPVYITVGDGGNQEGLASRFNDPQPDYSAFREASYGHSILQLKNRTHAVYQWNRNDDGNNVPADTVVFHNQHWTSSTRRRRLKKNHFHLENLEDLISLF; encoded by the exons ATGAAGGGCTGGGGTTTTCTGTTGTTATCTCTACATGTTTTTTCATGCCTAGTTAGTGGTGTTGCCTCTGGTCGCACGAGCCCTTATGTGCGTACAGAGTTCCCGTCTACGGATATACCACTAGAAAGTGAATGGTTTGCAATTCCAAAGGGATACAATGCACCGCAGCAG GTTCATATCACTCAAGGTGACTATGATGGAAAGGCAGTTATAGTATCTTGGGTTACTCCAGAAGAACCCGGGCCAAGTGAAGTGTTTTATGGCAAGAAGGAGAAGCAATACGACCAGAAAGCAGAAGGCACAACAACAAATTATACGTTTTACGACTACAAATCTGGATACATACACCACTGTCTTGTTGATGGCCTTGAG TATAACACTAAATATTATTATAAGATTGGAAGTGGAGATTCAGCTCGAGAATTTTGGTTTGAAACACCTCCAGCAATTGATCCAGATGCATCATACACATTTGGCATCATAG GTGATCTGGGGCAAACATTTAATTCTCTATCAACTCTTCAACATTATGAGAAAACCGGAGGACAAACTGTTCTATTTGTTGGGGACTTGTCATATGCTGATAGATATGAACATGATGATGGCATTCGTTGGGATTCTTGGGGTCGACTTGTTGAACGCAGTACTGCATACCAGCCATGGATTTGGAATTCTGGAAACCATGAAATAGAATACAGGCCTGATCTG GGAGAAACTTCTACATTTAAGCCATATCTGCATAGATATATGACTCCATACTTGGCATCAAAGAGCAGTTCTCCTATGTGGTATGCTGTCAGGCGTGCATCTGCTCATATTATCGTGTTGTCTAGCTACTCACCATTTG TAAAATACACTCCTCAATGGTGGTGGCTGAAGAATGAACTCAAGCGCGTGGACAGGGAGAAGACACCTTGGCTTATAGTTCTCATGCATTCTCCCATGTACAACAGCAATGAGGCACATTATATGGAGGGTGAGAGTATGAGGGATGCTTTTGAGAAATGGTTTGTGAAGTACAAGGTCGACTTGGTATTTGCAGGGCATGTTCATGCTTATGAGAGATCA TACCGCATTTCAAATGTCAACTACAACATAACATCGGGGAATCGATATCCAGTGCCAGACAAATCTGCTCCTGTTTACATAACTGTTGGTGATGGAGGCAACCAGGAAGGACTTGCTTCAAG GTTTAATGACCCCCAGCCAGACTACTCTGCATTCAGGGAGGCCAGTTACGGCCATTCAATTTTACAACTGAAAAACAGGACTCATGCTGTCTACCAGTGGAATAGAAATGACGATGGGAATAACGTTCCAGCAGACACCGTGGTGTTTCATAACCAACACTG GACAAGCAGCACGCGCCGCAGGAGGCTGAAGAAGAACCATTTCCATCTCGAGAACCTCGAGGATCTGATCTCCCTATTCTAG